One Dermacentor andersoni chromosome 6, qqDerAnde1_hic_scaffold, whole genome shotgun sequence genomic window carries:
- the LOC126523033 gene encoding membrane metallo-endopeptidase-like 1, with translation MLIYSFVASDPAEKPVPLCSTEDCIVHADILTASLNRSLDPCDDFRAFVCSAWSPRRQYRERVTSVMDEVIFAHLEGLSAVLRYGSTLLPAGEKARRMHELCERYFEDGDANINRLHHFMKYIGLSWPEEPEDYQAPSFFDVLMELSLKWQMPFWISVSVLSGRDSTRGRLLIKPGEYIAAARSRHRRVIMGGDYGKYLQGFYITVSEDDKGHAETFFIEETKAVEGDVLEQLYSCIVSRIKDPASFPLSDIGNFTTNIPSVDWKGALQKHLSFNPSLAPHHRVLVSDTKLLETIDRLLGKYDNRQLRRHLAWLFVQTYAPVFDSGLLWFTFGGKSRASPYRPVFCGLHVEAVFKLLVLCLTTVSRLTGSDEKFIDGAYGSLVSTAVRMVNASKWLDEESKALAVRKLSSLRVRVWPPPHYMDNDRLEKYYKEYPLGSETFREYWLAAHVSMYQPTKAKEMTESDSLPMNYVPAHVSYDYILNSMALPIGIVDRPLYYPKGTDAMFYGGLGFLLAKEMVKALDNVGLRWHPSGNHVDSIFSKASTSEFRFKDGCLRSQGSASIFPEVPALEIAHSSLLVALKEQSVPRLIRKDLPEMVVFFMTLCYVTCATEEFPNPFAADCNKAVRNSAAFASAFNCTVGSKMNPGSKCDFFD, from the coding sequence ATGCTCATATACTCGTTCGTCGCAAGCGACCCGGCGGAGAAGCCCGTCCCGCTCTGCTCGACGGAAGACTGCATCGTGCACGCGGACATCCTGACGGCCTCACTGAACCGGAGCCTGGACCCGTGCGACGACTTTCGCGCCTTCGTCTGCTCGGCCTGGTCCCCGCGGCGACAGTACCGGGAGCGCGTCACGTCCGTGATGGACGAAGTCATCTTCGCTCACCTCGAGGGCCTGAGTGCGGTGCTTCGCTACGGCAGCACGCTGCTCCCCGCGGGTGAGAAGGCACGCCGAATGCACGAACTCTGCGAACGCTACTTCGAGGACGGCGACGCCAACATCAATCGCTTGCACCACTTCATGAAATACATAGGACTCAGTTGGCCGGAGGAACCCGAGGATTACCAAGCGCCATCCTTCTTTGACGTGCTGATGGAGTTGTCGCTCAAGTGGCAGATGCCGTTCTGGATCTCGGTCAGCGTGCTTTCGGGACGAGACTCGACCAGAGGCCGCCTCCTGATCAAGCCAGGCGAATACATAGCTGCAGCGCGGAGCCGCCATCGAAGGGTGATAATGGGCGGTGACTACGGCAAGTACTTGCAGGGATTCTATATCACGGTCAGCGAGGACGATAAGGGTCATGCGGAGACATTCTTTATCGAGGAGACAAAGGCAGTGGAAGGGGACGTCCTGGAGCAACTCTACAGTTGCATTGTCTCCAGGATTAAGGACCCGGCCTCCTTCCCACTGAGCGACATTGGCAACTTCACCACGAACATCCCCAGCGTCGATTGGAAGGGCGCGTTGCAGAAGCACCTGTCCTTCAATCCCAGCCTCGCTCCTCACCACCGTGTCCTCGTAAGCGACACGAAACTGCTAGAAACCATCGACAGGCTGCTGGGAAAGTACGACAACCGTCAACTCCGGAGGCATCTGGCGTGGCTATTTGTCCAGACGTACGCGCCCGTCTTCGACAGCGGCCTCCTTTGGTTCACATTCGGTGGCAAGTCGCGTGCTTCTCCGTACCGTCCAGTCTTCTGCGGCCTGCACGTCGAGGCGGTGTTCAAGCTGCTGGTGCTGTGCCTGACCACAGTCTCCCGGCTGACTGGTTCCGACGAGAAGTTCATCGATGGCGCGTACGGCAGTCTAGTCTCGACGGCCGTTCGCATGGTGAACGCCTCCAAGTGGCTGGACGAAGAAAGCAAGGCGCTCGCAGTGCGCAAGCTGTCGTCGCTGCGAGTGCGAGTATGGCCCCCTCCGCATTACATGGACAACGATAGGCTCGAGAAGTACTACAAAGAGTATCCGCTTGGAAGCGAGACGTTCAGGGAATACTGGTTAGCCGCCCACGTTTCCATGTACCAGCCCACGAAAGCTAAAGAAATGACCGAATCGGATAGCCTGCCGATGAATTACGTCCCCGCGCACGTGAGCTACGACTACATCCTGAATAGTATGGCCCTGCCGATCGGAATCGTAGATCGGCCTCTCTACTATCCGAAGGGAACCGATGCCATGTTTTACGGTGGCCTCGGTTTTCTGTTGGCCAAGGAGATGGTCAAGGCCTTGGACAACGTGGGTCTTCGCTGGCACCCGAGCGGTAATCATGTCGACTCGATCTTCTCCAAGGCCTCGACGAGCGAGTTCCGATTCAAAGACGGCTGCTTGAGGAGCCAAGGCAGCGCGAGCATATTCCCGGAAGTGCCAGCTTTGGAGATAGCGCATTCCTCGCTCCTCGTCGCCTTGAAAGAACAAAGTGTTCCGCGATTGATCCGGAAAGACCTGCCGGAAATGGTGGTTTTCTTCATGACTCTTTGCTACGTCACGTGCGCCACAGAAGAATTCCCGAATCCGTTCGCGGCGGACTGCAACAAGGCCGTGCGCAACTCCGCCGCGTTCGCGAGCGCGTTCAATTGTACGGTGGGATCTAAGATGAATCCCGGAAGCAAATGCGACTTCTTTGACTGA